AATACGAGGAAGAGTCAAATTCAAGCAAGTGTGGACCAACGGGCTCCTCCTCACATATAAGTTCACCACGGAGTGACTTTGCGTCTAGTAACGAGGAGGAATTCCTAGTTTGTGAATGGGATAACTGTGGAAAGGCCTTTTCTCAACCAGAGCTGTTATACCATCACCTCTGCTCCGACCATGTTGGTCGGAAGTCTCAGAAGAATTTAGAACTGAATTGTAAATGGAAAAACTGTAACGCAAAGACAGAGAAGAGAGATCATATTACATCACATTTAAGAGTCCATGTTCCACTGAAACCTTTCAAGTGTTCGAGTTGCCAAAAAAACTTCAAGAGACCGCAAGATCTAAAGAAACATCTAAAGATCCATGCCGAATCGCACATAAGTGTTAAAAAGAAGAGGGGTCCTAGAGCTGGATCTAAAAGAATAAATAAGAAAGCTGTCATTAAAGATTCCATGACCAACGTAAACGATACGAGTATGAACGGAAGAGGTTTATCTATAGATAGCGATACTTCCCTTCCCTCGCCAATAGGTAGctcaattcttccaaacATTCCGCAAAGTCTACCGCCAATTTCCATGCACCAATTAATTTCGCATGAGCTGTCATCCTACGAACCAATCTACACGAAGCAACTGGGAGCCCGATTGCAGACAATTTTACCGCCACTATCCAATGACGACCATCTACCAAGGACAACACCGATGTCCACCACAAATGCAGCATCCTTTTTCTCCACATTATCTAAGAACATGACAAATTCACTAGCAGGCAGTCAACACAGTTACTCACAACCACCTGCGATCTCTCAACCAATTCGTACAGTGGCGATCAATGGCCACATAAAATCGCCcattttgaacaatatgCATTTAACTCCGAATCCGAAGCCAATACAATTTGGTTCTCCAACATTACAACGCTCTAAATATCCTGAATTTCATCAGCTACCTCCCATTGGCTCCTCACATTTTACTCAGGATGGCTACTCAAGACTACCTTCATTGCCGGCGGTCCCTGTGCTGACTCCAAGGTACAGTACTTTTGACCGAGTTCCTCAATTTAACACCTATGGCCAAAATTTCAGTTCATCTCAGAGAAGTACAGGGAAGAAAGATTCAGAAGATGTTGACACTACTCAAAGCATAGCTCAAGATCTACTTTCACTACGCCTGGCTGACAAGAATGAGGATAATGAGGAGGACTTGGTAGAATTTCTCGATGTGTTACAGACAGTAAACATTCTGAAGGACTACTACATGTGTTTACTACTCGAAGAAGAATACGAATCTGAGGATGAATCAGACCATGGACCAGGAGAATTAAAGACTGATGTGATCCGCAAGGACCGCCCAGTCGTCAAACTGCCCAAATACCCAAAGTTAGCTGTTTAAGTCATTTGCAGTGATTCTAAATAGCagctcttcttttgttgatGGCAGTATCTGCTATCACTTTAAACGACTTTTGGTCaagtattctttttcacttaTTCGATGAGCATTCAGATCAAGTGTTTGACTTACTTTGATTTGTATACTTGAATTGCATTCATTGATTACGTTTTTTTTAggttttattttttctatagtttcaatttgattATCATAATTAATGTTTATTTATTTCCTTGTATTTACGAATTAAAAACATTGAGTGGTTGTTATATCCGTCTCAAAGTTCTCGAAGTCTAGTAGCAGCTAGAATTCAAGTCAATGGCAGCTCTATATGACGAATCCGGTGTGCCTCGATATTATGCAGACGACTCTGATAATTCTAGTGACTCTGAAGTGAGCTTTATCTCATCAAAGGAACCCACAGCTACTTTGATGAGAGAAGAATACGAAGAAGACGTGGAACAGCAATCTGACACTTTCCCAGCTAATAAAAATTTCCTCCCACTATTAAATCAGAATACATTTGTCATTAATAAAGCCAGGGACACATTACTCATTGGACTTTCAGAGAAGCagacaatttttttatctggGGTTTTCCAACTGCAAATCGTTAAAGGCGGAATCGTGTACAACAATACACATTATAATGCatcaaaagattatttCACCATGTGGCACCCCATGTCTAATTCAATACCTATAATTCAAAGTTCATTTTATGCTGGGTGGGATGAGTCATCTCATATTGAGTTCACGCATAAGGATTACCTGACCGATGAATTACAAAGATTTAATTGCGTGATTAGAATAAGAAACGCTTCAACGGAGGGAATTATACAGGCTAGCAAACTGTATAAGGATGTAAGATACCTTTGGAATCCAGCCACTGGGTTTACTCGCAATTGTCTTTCCAAGGATTGCCAGTATGGCATATTGAGAGTTGGCATAGATTCCTTCACTCCTTTAGATATAAGCGAAGAGTGGTCTTCTCATATTGATAGACTTACATTAACTCATAATAACAACAGTCATGACATGAGGGTAATCATTATAGGAGGTAAAAATTCGGGGAAATCCACTTTTTTGAGAGTTCTGATGGAAAATTTTATAGCCAGTAGATCTTCGGAACATAATAGCGAAGATATAATGTATTTGGATCTGGATCCTGGTCAGCCTGAGTACTCTAGTCCAGACTGTATTTCTGTTAATCAAATTTCATGTGATGGGAAGGTGAGAGGTGCTCACTTGGGACAAGCATTCAATAAAACACTTAAACAATACTACATAGGCTCAAACTCACCTCAGGATGCACCAACAACATACTTGGAAGAAATTAATaaactttttgaatatttagAACAAGAATCATACCTTGGAACTTCTTTTGTTAATATTCCAGGATGGATAAAGGGATTTGGAATCAACATTCTGAATTTCgttattgaaagatataaaCCTACCAATATTGTTTTGTTGGAAACAAATACGTCAAAAAAGCATTTTGATGAACTGCTTATTCCTTCACATTTTACAGATTACACAGGCTATGATTACAAACCAGAAGTTGTAAAATTGAGGGCAAATTTCACAAGATCAGATGATTCCAAATTCAATGCATCACAATtgagaatattcaaaaCACTAGCATATTTCCATACTTTGGAAAGGAATACAATCGAATTGAAATATGACTTCGCACCACTAGTCAAAGAAGcaccttttcaattgtCATTTGGCCCTCATGGCATAAGGggtatttcattttttgaggaGTTTCTGAACTTGCATCCTGATGATCTGAAAAGGGCGTTGGAAGGTACTATCGTTGCAGTTTATTCATGCAAAACATATATTTCTACCGATAGTGACAATGCAGGTTTGCTCCCGATTCTCAAAAATATGCCCGAGGACACTTGCTTCATTGGCCTAGCAATCGTCCATTCGATTGATATTGACAACAAGTTTATGAATATATACATTCCAGACGTATTAGGTAAAAATGTAATCGAGGAGTCCGgaatgaatttgatacTTTTTAGAGGGAAAACTGATACTCCATTGTGTGAAATTTTCCCTCCTGATTCCATATTTTCGGATGCATCGACACCATTTATATCCAGAGAACGCAGAAAGAAATACGAACACGTTTGGAAAGTCCGTAAAAATATACTGAGACGCGGACATACCATGCAATAGACTTTCTAATGTGCTGTATTTACTTCACAGTCACTGCGGTAAGAAACACAGCAGAACatgcatatatatattttttcttataAATTATATTACAACTACATGTCGTCAGTCAACTACTATTTTGGATGGTGTCATTTTCTCCTTGCAGCTCCACTTCGTCGTTCCACCCCATTTTCTTATTCAATTTATCATACTTTGCCCTGTCTTTTTCGCTGACAGAGGGTTTTATTTTCTTAAGCGCATTGGTAAAATCAGCCATTGTGACCaaaacttcttcatttgaGCCACCCACCGTTAAATCTTCGAACTCTTTATCGAGATTATTGTCTAGAACAGACTGGATTTGATCTGTTTTAAAGAAACTTCTCTTAAGTGCCAGAACCGAACTTTCTCTTAGCAAAGCTGCAATGTCAGCACCTGAAAAATTCCCACAACGAGAGTCTAAAACTACCttattcaaatcaacaTCGGATGCCATAGGCGTGCCATTTGATTTTGTGAGCGTTCTCAGGATATCCAGCTTTTCCTCAGTATTAGGAAGCTCAATGAAGAGAGTCTTATCTAATCGACCAGGTCTCAACATTGCTGGATCAATCATATCAGGCCTATTTGTAGCGCCTATGACAAATATTCCATGTCTGTCATTAAGTCCATCCAATTCCGTTAACAATGTGTTTACAACTCGCGACGATGATTCAGATAGCGATGTGTCACGTCTTGGGACAAGAGCGTCCaactcatcaaaaaatattacaCACGGAACAGAAGCACGAGCTCTGGTGAAAACTTGCCTTATTgctctttctgattcacCGACATATTTATTTAGCAGTTCAGGACCTTTTATGGATATGAAGTTGGCACGAGATTCATTTGCAACGGCCTTAGCGAGAAGCGTTTTACCACAGCCTGGTGGGCCCCAAAGCAATACACCTGCTGGTGCGCTGATACCGACCTTCTCGTAAAGCTCAGGTCTTTTGATGGGCTGAACAATTGCCATATTTAGTTCGATTCTGACCTTTGAAAGAGCACCCACATCTGTCCACGTCACATCGGGAACCGTTGCAAATCCTTCCCTTTTTGCGGTTGGTTGAATTGTCGGTAGTGCTTTCAAGAAATCGTCATAGGTAATGGTTAAGTTTTGTAATTGCTCCTCACTCAAAGGCTCGgggaaattttgaataaactTCTGGATTGTCGAAAGTGGCAGGGGGTCAATCATGTCAGCGGTGTTTTTAAGAGCGTGCGCCGCTTCTGCATCCCGATCAACATCCATCTTATTGTCCTGTGGGGGAAGTAGTGTAGCatattcttgaaatatACGCTTTATAGCACAAGTACCAGATGCTGTTATAAGTGCCTTCAAATCTGCACCAACGAAACCGGGGGTCAATTTGGCAAGTCtcacaaaatcaaaagaaccATCGAGTCTTAGTTTCTGTGACATTTTCTTAAGGATGTTTTCTCTTGAAATCTCGTTAGGAACGTTCAAACAAATCTCTCTATCAAATCTTCCTGCTCTTCTCAGAGCAGCATCTAAGGAATCAGGCCTATTTGTAGCTCCAATGACAATGACAGGTTTACCGTTTGTCTTTTCCATGGAAAGCTCATCCATTGAAGTGAGAAGTTGGGCCActattcttctttccatttctctTTGAGCTCCGCCATCACGTTTTGGTGTGATAGCATCAATCTCATCGAAAAATATGAGACAGGGTGCCAAGGTTTTAGCTTCTTCAAACAGATCTCTAATCTTTTTCTCACTTTCCCCCGACATACCGCTAACAACAGAGGGTGCTGATATCGAGATAAAAGGGACTTGTAACTCGCCCGCTAATGCATTAGCTATGGACGTTTTACCACAACCGGGCGGTCCATGTAACAAAACACCACGAGGTGGCTCCACTCCAGTGGACAAATATATTTCCGGATGTAATATAGGCAAACCAATCAGTTCCATGAGCTGGGCAATAACGTCATCCATTCCACCTATGGACTCAAGATTTGCCAATGGTGGTGTTCTGTCTTCTTTGACCTTCTGTCGCTTGGCCTTCGATGTTGTGGATTCTTTGATGCGCTTCTTTGAGTTTGCCGAAGAGAGCTCAGCAGGGTTTGGAGTAGCACTGGAAGGCTGAGGCTCTGATTTGCGGTTCCACTGGTTTGTTATACTTTTGTTCATGTCGTTGCTATCGTCAACGATCATCATATTCTCGtctttaaatttttgatcatTCGCATTCAATTCTGGCTGTTCTAGTATGTCCCCAAACTCCTCAGATTCTTCCTGAATCATCTGTTTCCatactttttcaatagttttttgaagcacAATCTTTTTTACTCTCAACATCGACAAGTCCTTTGTTTGACAAAACATAAAGATCTCTGGCGCATCCAAGTCTTTAGCATAGCACATGGTTAGAAAGGATTCATCATCAGCTGCAATCTCATTTTCGTCGCCGTTGTTCTCTGCAATGAGTgctctcttcttttcaagagattTTTCCTCCAGCAGACGGTATATGAGATTCTCGACCTTGCCGTCCAAGGAACTTCTCAATGTGTTCTTCTTTGAGTTACTCTTAACCATTAATCTACGGTTTACTGGCCACTTTCAACAGCGTATGAACAAAACGTATTTgcattaaaaaaagatgagatgagatgagatgagatttatttttcattttctagAAATAATTCCTGTCAAAATGCGCGGACCACCCAAATTAATTCTAGCGGGAGTACAATAATAACAGTATCGATTACATTGGGTCATGTTTGTGTAGACATCAGTATTAAAATTAGAACTATATTAGTATTATTATCTGATTGTATACGTAAGTTTCCAGAG
The genomic region above belongs to Zygotorulaspora mrakii chromosome 8, complete sequence and contains:
- the RIM101 gene encoding alkaline-responsive transcriptional regulator RIM101 (similar to Saccharomyces cerevisiae RIM101 (YHL027W); ancestral locus Anc_4.21); this encodes MVPLKDILNQEKSPDEERESKTSGLTEHSISEKQSNSDSHQDFGADASIHSSCYECTHADRHVETSENLPSPPFSMSSSGSCLGNSDNEKDSNGNEYEEESNSSKCGPTGSSSHISSPRSDFASSNEEEFLVCEWDNCGKAFSQPELLYHHLCSDHVGRKSQKNLELNCKWKNCNAKTEKRDHITSHLRVHVPLKPFKCSSCQKNFKRPQDLKKHLKIHAESHISVKKKRGPRAGSKRINKKAVIKDSMTNVNDTSMNGRGLSIDSDTSLPSPIGSSILPNIPQSLPPISMHQLISHELSSYEPIYTKQLGARLQTILPPLSNDDHLPRTTPMSTTNAASFFSTLSKNMTNSLAGSQHSYSQPPAISQPIRTVAINGHIKSPILNNMHLTPNPKPIQFGSPTLQRSKYPEFHQLPPIGSSHFTQDGYSRLPSLPAVPVLTPRYSTFDRVPQFNTYGQNFSSSQRSTGKKDSEDVDTTQSIAQDLLSLRLADKNEDNEEDLVEFLDVLQTVNILKDYYMCLLLEEEYESEDESDHGPGELKTDVIRKDRPVVKLPKYPKLAV
- the GRC3 gene encoding polynucleotide 5'-hydroxyl-kinase (similar to Saccharomyces cerevisiae GRC3 (YLL035W); ancestral locus Anc_4.22) gives rise to the protein MAALYDESGVPRYYADDSDNSSDSEVSFISSKEPTATLMREEYEEDVEQQSDTFPANKNFLPLLNQNTFVINKARDTLLIGLSEKQTIFLSGVFQLQIVKGGIVYNNTHYNASKDYFTMWHPMSNSIPIIQSSFYAGWDESSHIEFTHKDYLTDELQRFNCVIRIRNASTEGIIQASKLYKDVRYLWNPATGFTRNCLSKDCQYGILRVGIDSFTPLDISEEWSSHIDRLTLTHNNNSHDMRVIIIGGKNSGKSTFLRVLMENFIASRSSEHNSEDIMYLDLDPGQPEYSSPDCISVNQISCDGKVRGAHLGQAFNKTLKQYYIGSNSPQDAPTTYLEEINKLFEYLEQESYLGTSFVNIPGWIKGFGINILNFVIERYKPTNIVLLETNTSKKHFDELLIPSHFTDYTGYDYKPEVVKLRANFTRSDDSKFNASQLRIFKTLAYFHTLERNTIELKYDFAPLVKEAPFQLSFGPHGIRGISFFEEFLNLHPDDLKRALEGTIVAVYSCKTYISTDSDNAGLLPILKNMPEDTCFIGLAIVHSIDIDNKFMNIYIPDVLGKNVIEESGMNLILFRGKTDTPLCEIFPPDSIFSDASTPFISRERRKKYEHVWKVRKNILRRGHTMQ
- the RIX7 gene encoding putative AAA family ATPase RIX7 (similar to Saccharomyces cerevisiae RIX7 (YLL034C); ancestral locus Anc_4.23); this encodes MVKSNSKKNTLRSSLDGKVENLIYRLLEEKSLEKKRALIAENNGDENEIAADDESFLTMCYAKDLDAPEIFMFCQTKDLSMLRVKKIVLQKTIEKVWKQMIQEESEEFGDILEQPELNANDQKFKDENMMIVDDSNDMNKSITNQWNRKSEPQPSSATPNPAELSSANSKKRIKESTTSKAKRQKVKEDRTPPLANLESIGGMDDVIAQLMELIGLPILHPEIYLSTGVEPPRGVLLHGPPGCGKTSIANALAGELQVPFISISAPSVVSGMSGESEKKIRDLFEEAKTLAPCLIFFDEIDAITPKRDGGAQREMERRIVAQLLTSMDELSMEKTNGKPVIVIGATNRPDSLDAALRRAGRFDREICLNVPNEISRENILKKMSQKLRLDGSFDFVRLAKLTPGFVGADLKALITASGTCAIKRIFQEYATLLPPQDNKMDVDRDAEAAHALKNTADMIDPLPLSTIQKFIQNFPEPLSEEQLQNLTITYDDFLKALPTIQPTAKREGFATVPDVTWTDVGALSKVRIELNMAIVQPIKRPELYEKVGISAPAGVLLWGPPGCGKTLLAKAVANESRANFISIKGPELLNKYVGESERAIRQVFTRARASVPCVIFFDELDALVPRRDTSLSESSSRVVNTLLTELDGLNDRHGIFVIGATNRPDMIDPAMLRPGRLDKTLFIELPNTEEKLDILRTLTKSNGTPMASDVDLNKVVLDSRCGNFSGADIAALLRESSVLALKRSFFKTDQIQSVLDNNLDKEFEDLTVGGSNEEVLVTMADFTNALKKIKPSVSEKDRAKYDKLNKKMGWNDEVELQGENDTIQNSS